The following coding sequences lie in one Maribacter forsetii DSM 18668 genomic window:
- a CDS encoding RagB/SusD family nutrient uptake outer membrane protein: MKKNIIYLLTLFVAISACSDDFTELPAIGSLSDEEVQNEDGVELLLIGAYSTLDGIRNNLSGNGFAASGDNWWFDVIADDAHKGSTDGDQADLFEMEVYNWTTANPYVLGKWSSIFAGVNRANAVIALIATIEGADLNAQLAEARFLRGHFNFELQRIYGNVPYISEDDYANTEFNQTNSGPIWDEIEADFQFAVDNLPDSQGLPGKPSSWTAKAYLGKVYLQQNEWTAAFDLLEDVINNGPYSLNSEFLANFESEGENSSEAVFSIQFTADSGQSLNGNIGGVLNFPNPGPFGSCCGFYQPSQDLVNAFQTDVDGLPLLDTFNEANNDVTNDYGIEDEDAFTPHTGPLDPRLDYTVGRRGIDYNGYGTFPGHSWIRATFSDISGPYLPAKNVYQSGDSDNQGTGAWGQQHSGINYHIIRFADVLLMGAEAAVETNDLASALTWVNLVRNRAKNMEYVQNEAGDADAANYVIEPYTSFDDQAFARKAVRHERRLELGMEGHRLFDLRRWGNSVEVINEYIVNESRTITNFGTKANTFEAKHDMLPIPLTAIDLSGGILEQNPGY; this comes from the coding sequence ATGAAAAAGAATATAATTTATTTACTCACATTATTTGTTGCTATAAGTGCTTGTAGCGATGATTTTACAGAATTGCCTGCTATTGGCTCTTTAAGTGACGAAGAAGTTCAAAACGAAGATGGTGTAGAACTTTTACTAATCGGTGCCTACTCCACTCTTGACGGTATTCGAAATAACTTATCTGGCAATGGCTTTGCTGCAAGCGGAGACAATTGGTGGTTCGATGTTATTGCAGATGATGCCCACAAAGGTAGTACCGATGGTGATCAAGCTGATCTTTTTGAAATGGAAGTATATAACTGGACAACTGCAAACCCTTATGTATTAGGGAAGTGGTCATCCATATTTGCAGGTGTGAACCGCGCAAATGCAGTTATCGCTTTAATCGCTACTATAGAAGGTGCTGATTTAAATGCCCAATTAGCTGAAGCTCGTTTTTTAAGAGGTCATTTCAATTTTGAATTGCAAAGAATCTATGGAAACGTACCATATATCTCTGAAGATGATTATGCTAATACTGAATTCAACCAAACAAATTCAGGACCAATTTGGGACGAGATAGAAGCTGACTTTCAATTTGCGGTAGATAATCTACCTGATTCACAAGGTCTACCTGGAAAACCATCTTCTTGGACCGCAAAAGCGTATTTAGGAAAAGTTTACTTACAACAAAATGAATGGACTGCTGCTTTTGATTTATTGGAAGATGTTATAAACAATGGTCCGTATAGCTTAAATTCAGAATTTCTTGCAAATTTTGAAAGTGAAGGTGAAAACAGTTCTGAAGCAGTTTTTTCAATACAGTTTACCGCAGATAGTGGCCAGTCTTTAAATGGTAATATTGGTGGCGTATTAAACTTCCCTAATCCCGGTCCTTTTGGTTCTTGTTGTGGTTTTTACCAACCTTCACAAGATTTGGTAAATGCTTTTCAAACAGATGTAGACGGACTTCCATTGTTAGACACATTTAATGAAGCTAATAATGATGTAACCAACGATTATGGAATTGAAGATGAAGATGCATTTACACCACACACTGGTCCTTTAGATCCAAGATTAGATTATACTGTTGGTAGAAGAGGTATTGATTATAATGGTTATGGTACATTCCCCGGTCATTCCTGGATACGTGCTACCTTTTCAGATATTTCCGGACCTTATTTACCTGCTAAAAATGTTTATCAAAGTGGTGATAGCGACAATCAGGGCACAGGTGCTTGGGGGCAACAACACTCTGGTATAAACTATCATATTATACGTTTTGCAGATGTTCTTTTAATGGGTGCAGAAGCTGCAGTTGAAACTAACGATCTTGCATCTGCCCTTACTTGGGTAAACTTAGTACGTAACAGAGCTAAAAATATGGAATATGTTCAAAATGAAGCTGGCGATGCAGATGCTGCTAACTATGTAATTGAACCTTACACAAGTTTTGACGATCAGGCTTTCGCAAGAAAAGCTGTTCGTCATGAACGTCGTTTAGAATTGGGTATGGAAGGCCATCGTTTATTTGATTTAAGAAGATGGGGCAACAGCGTTGAGGTAATCAATGAATACATTGTTAACGAGAGTCGTACAATAACTAACTTTGGTACTAAAGCAAATACTTTTGAAGCCAAACATGATATGTTACCTATCCCATTAACCGCTATAGATTTAAGTGGTGGTATTCTAGAGCAGAATCCTGGTTACTAA
- a CDS encoding SusC/RagA family TonB-linked outer membrane protein: protein MSQKRDYTLMKSSKRSSFIKYGVLSMLVCLGTQLVQANENTSTSNEVEVKTLQSTITGTVLDDTGQPLPGANVVEKGTTNGTQTDFDGNYSLNVSDGATLVFSYIGFKSTEIAVNGQSTVNATLAEDAAALDEVIVLGYSTQTRGDVTGSVASVDVSEATKAPVVNAASALQGRVSGVTVVQNATPGSPPKINIRGFGTSNNTNPLFIIDGLQTDDPFVLNSINPNDIDQMNVLKDGAAAIYGARASNGVVIITTKGGGYNMDKPIVSIDTYTGFSTVANVPELLNAQQLGDVLFQSAANDGTAFNHPQYGSGSSAVVPSSLNGYTRVVSYDPIVRGDASATVNPNGTDWIDAITRTAIIQSVAFSVANGEENSKYNLSANYLNNPGNLLETEYKIGQIRLNSEFKIGDKIRIGQHFSTAYSNSKGGSGAQYEEAVRSSPLIPLYDDDGNFAGTGAQGTGNSRSPLAQLNRQSDNFNKTIRILGDIYASAEIFEGLTFKTNFGGTINSFNTRSFQALDPEHSEPLGTNQLTELNQDGYSWTFTNTLGYKKTFENSKIDALIGVESVKDGIKGKQISRTGYIVESPDFYLLNNGTGTPNVDNAFDTANSLFSVFGTATYSIADKYFLTGTLRRDTSSRFLGDNKSDVFPSLSAGWVVSKEDFVSSDSALSWFKLKGSWGQLGNQSLPVNNPTLNLSGLSESTANYALNGSSIAYGVVLTSVGNPDLKWETSEAINAGVELGFFDNKLNFDFEWFTIKTKDLITQNNGLISTTAIDASAPYVNVGNVKNTGFDISLGYKDEFASGWKYGFDVNLSHYKNEVTDLISEFQVGDDSFRGGAVSRTQVGQPISSFFGREVIGFTDEGRFEYRDVNGDTVIDDDDRTFIGSPHPDFTYGFNFNLGYKAFDLSLFLQGSQGNDIYNYTKIFTDFPTFVDGNRSVRVLDSWTPTNTNATLPALSNSIQNSETQPNSYFVEDGSYLRLKNVQLGYAFPDKITEKIGLDLLRVYIQGTNLLTLTGYDGFDPEIISSVTGNNLTLGVDNQVVPQSRILTLGFNLKL, encoded by the coding sequence TAGCTATATAGGATTTAAAAGTACAGAGATTGCCGTGAACGGTCAATCAACTGTGAATGCAACTTTAGCTGAAGATGCTGCGGCTCTTGATGAAGTTATTGTATTAGGTTATTCAACTCAAACTAGAGGTGATGTCACCGGTTCCGTAGCATCCGTAGATGTTTCTGAAGCAACAAAAGCACCTGTTGTAAATGCTGCTTCTGCATTACAAGGTCGTGTAAGTGGTGTAACTGTAGTACAAAATGCTACCCCTGGTAGCCCACCAAAAATTAATATTCGTGGTTTTGGTACTAGTAATAATACCAACCCATTGTTTATTATTGATGGTCTACAAACAGATGACCCATTTGTATTAAACAGTATTAACCCGAACGACATTGATCAAATGAACGTTTTAAAAGATGGTGCAGCTGCTATATATGGTGCAAGAGCATCTAACGGGGTAGTAATTATCACAACTAAAGGTGGTGGTTATAATATGGACAAACCAATTGTATCTATAGATACTTATACCGGTTTTTCTACTGTAGCAAATGTTCCTGAACTTCTAAACGCTCAGCAATTAGGGGATGTCTTATTTCAAAGTGCTGCCAATGATGGTACCGCATTCAATCATCCACAATATGGTAGTGGTTCATCTGCAGTTGTCCCTTCATCATTAAATGGTTACACTAGAGTAGTTTCTTATGATCCTATCGTAAGAGGTGATGCCTCGGCTACCGTAAATCCAAATGGAACAGATTGGATAGATGCTATTACAAGAACTGCAATTATTCAAAGTGTTGCTTTTTCTGTTGCAAATGGTGAAGAAAATAGTAAATATAATTTATCTGCGAATTATTTAAACAATCCTGGTAATCTTTTAGAAACAGAATACAAAATTGGTCAGATTCGCTTAAATTCAGAATTTAAAATTGGGGACAAAATACGTATAGGTCAACATTTCAGTACTGCCTACAGTAACTCCAAAGGAGGAAGTGGTGCTCAATATGAGGAAGCAGTAAGAAGCAGTCCATTAATACCTTTATACGATGACGATGGCAATTTTGCAGGTACAGGAGCACAAGGTACAGGTAATTCAAGAAGTCCATTAGCTCAATTAAATAGACAAAGCGATAATTTTAACAAAACAATTAGAATCTTAGGAGATATATATGCATCAGCAGAAATTTTTGAAGGCTTAACCTTTAAAACAAATTTTGGTGGAACTATTAATTCTTTTAACACTCGTAGTTTTCAAGCATTGGACCCTGAGCATAGCGAACCTTTAGGAACTAATCAGCTTACAGAATTAAATCAAGATGGATACTCTTGGACCTTTACAAATACCTTAGGTTATAAAAAAACCTTTGAAAATAGTAAGATTGACGCATTAATAGGAGTAGAATCTGTTAAAGACGGAATTAAAGGTAAACAAATTAGTAGAACAGGTTATATTGTAGAGAGTCCTGACTTCTACTTATTAAATAATGGTACGGGAACACCAAACGTCGATAATGCCTTTGATACTGCTAACTCACTATTTTCAGTTTTTGGTACAGCGACTTATTCCATAGCAGACAAATATTTTTTAACGGGAACATTAAGAAGAGATACCTCTTCACGCTTTCTTGGAGACAACAAAAGCGATGTATTCCCTTCTTTAAGTGCTGGTTGGGTTGTAAGCAAGGAAGATTTTGTTTCCTCTGATTCTGCTTTAAGCTGGTTTAAATTAAAAGGTTCATGGGGACAGCTAGGAAACCAATCCTTACCTGTAAACAATCCAACTTTAAATTTATCTGGATTAAGTGAGAGTACGGCAAATTATGCATTAAATGGTAGTTCTATTGCTTATGGAGTTGTACTAACCTCAGTAGGTAACCCAGACCTAAAATGGGAAACTAGTGAAGCTATAAACGCAGGAGTAGAATTAGGATTTTTTGACAATAAATTAAATTTTGATTTTGAATGGTTTACAATTAAAACCAAAGATTTAATTACACAAAATAATGGTTTGATTAGTACTACAGCAATTGATGCATCCGCACCTTATGTTAACGTTGGTAATGTAAAAAATACCGGTTTTGACATTAGTCTTGGATATAAAGATGAGTTTGCTTCTGGTTGGAAATATGGCTTTGATGTAAACCTTTCTCATTATAAGAATGAAGTAACAGATTTAATAAGTGAATTCCAAGTAGGAGATGATAGCTTCCGTGGTGGTGCTGTATCAAGAACACAAGTTGGTCAGCCTATTTCTTCTTTCTTTGGTAGAGAAGTAATCGGTTTTACTGATGAAGGCAGATTTGAATATAGAGATGTAAACGGTGACACGGTAATTGACGATGACGACAGAACTTTTATTGGTTCTCCTCACCCAGATTTCACTTATGGATTCAACTTTAACTTAGGGTACAAAGCTTTTGACTTGTCATTGTTCTTACAAGGTTCTCAAGGAAATGACATTTACAATTACACTAAAATATTTACTGATTTCCCAACTTTCGTTGATGGTAATAGAAGTGTAAGAGTTTTAGATTCTTGGACACCAACAAATACGAATGCTACATTACCAGCATTAAGTAATTCTATTCAAAATAGTGAAACACAACCAAATTCATACTTTGTTGAAGACGGTTCTTACTTACGTTTAAAAAATGTTCAATTAGGTTATGCTTTCCCTGATAAAATTACCGAAAAAATAGGTCTTGATTTATTAAGGGTATATATTCAAGGAACAAATCTACTTACCTTAACTGGTTACGATGGCTTTGACCCTGAGATCATTTCATCAGTTACCGGTAATAACTTAACATTAGGTGTAGATAACCAGGTTGTTCCTCAATCTAGAATTCTTACACTTGGATTTAATTTAAAATTGTAA